One stretch of Danio rerio strain Tuebingen ecotype United States chromosome 6, GRCz12tu, whole genome shotgun sequence DNA includes these proteins:
- the hsd17b7 gene encoding 3-keto-steroid reductase/17-beta-hydroxysteroid dehydrogenase 7: MKKVVLVTGANSGIGLALCERLLNEDAQIELCLACRNMQRAEAARKALLVSHPQARVSLLHLDVGNMHSVVKGAEEFKKKFNRLDYLYLNAGIMPNPTVDHVAFYRGLFSRNAIKMLTTGEGILTQEDKVTPIGLQEVFATNLFGHFLLVKELEPLLCQTEHNSLVIWTSSSNAQRSSFNLEDVQHKNGPLPYSSSKYASDLLSLALNRHYNSQGMFSSVICPGLVMTNLTYGILPSLFWTIIMPILFLIRIFTNSFTLSPYNGAEALYWLFKQKPESLDPMAKYHSLTSGLGNNYTRPSKMDLDENMSEAFYVKLLELEDTVRKKLRAENPDFKERNGM; this comes from the exons ATGAAGAAAGTAGTTTTGGTAACCGGTGCAAACAG TGGCATTGGTCTTGCACTGTGTGAGCGTCTCCTGAATGAGGATGCCCAGATCGAGCTCTGTCTGGCCTGCAGGAACATGCAAAGAGCTGAAGCTGCCCGAAAGGCTCTACTCGTATCTCATCCACAGGCTCGGGTTTCTCTGTTGCACTTAGATGTGGGCAACATGCACTCTGTGGTCAAGGGTGCAGAGGAGTTCAAGAAGAA GTTTAACAGATTGGACTATCTGTATCTCAATGCTGGAATCATGCCTAATCCCACGGTGGATCACGTAGCCTTTTATCGGGGCCTGTTTTCTAG AAATGCGATTAAAATGTTGACCACGGGGGAGGGTATTCTGACCCAGGAAGATAAGGTCACACCCATTGGTTTGCAGGAGGTGTTTGCTACTAATCTTTTTGGTCATTTCCTTCTG GTGAAAGAACTGGAGCCTTTATTGTGCCAGACAGAGCACAATTCTTTAGTCATCTGGACGTCCTCCAGTAATGCCCAGCGATCCTCCTTTAATCTCGAAGATGTGCAGCATAAGAACGGCCCTTTGCCCTACAGCTCGTCGAAATATGCTTCAGACCTGCTTAGCTTAGCCTTGAACCGCCACTACAACAGCCAG GGTATGTTCTCATCAGTGATCTGCCCTGGTCTGGTCATGACTAACCTCACCTATGGCATTCTGCCTTCATTGTTCTGGACTATCATCATGCCAATATTGTTTCTT ATAAGGATATTCACCAATTCTTTTACCCTCTCACCTTACAATGGAGCGGAGGCTTTG TATTGGCTGTTCAAGCAGAAACCTGAGTCTCTGGACCCGATGGCCAAATACCATAGTTTGACCTCTGGGCTCGGAAACAATTACACCCGACCAAGCAAG atggaTCTTGATGAAAACATGTCAGAGGccttctatgtgaagctgttaGAGCTGGAAGATACAGTGCGGAAGAAGCTAAGAGCAGAGAATCCTGATTTCAAAGAAAGAAATGGAATGTGA